A window from Streptomyces sp. NBC_00299 encodes these proteins:
- the lysA gene encoding diaminopimelate decarboxylase — translation MSRSAHPAGPRHADVFPEGHYSAPPADLNTLDPKVWAQTVGRNADGVVTVGGIDVKTLAEQHGTPAYFMDEADFRSRARAWRSAFGTDADVFYAGKAFLSRAVVRWLHEEGLNLDVCSGGELATALSAGMPADRIAFHGNNKSAEEIRRAITAGVGRIVLDSFQEIVRVAHIAQELGKRQRVQIRITVGVEAHTHEFIATAHEDQKFGIPLAGGQAAEAVRRALQLEGLEVIGIHSHIGSQIFDMSGFEVAAHRVVSLLKDIRDEHGVELPEIDLGGGLGIAYTSDDDPREPHEIAKALTEIVTRECEAARLRTPRISVEPGRAIVGPTAFTLYEVGTIKPLDGLRTYVSVDGGMSDNIRTALYDAEYSVALVSRTSDAEPMLARVVGKHCESGDIVVKDAFLPADLAPGDLIAVPATGAYCRSMASNYNHVLRPPVVAVNDGESRVIVRRETEEDLLRLDVG, via the coding sequence ATGAGCCGTTCCGCCCACCCCGCCGGGCCCCGCCACGCCGACGTTTTTCCCGAGGGCCACTACTCCGCCCCGCCCGCCGACCTCAACACCCTCGACCCGAAGGTGTGGGCCCAGACCGTCGGCCGCAACGCCGACGGCGTCGTCACCGTCGGCGGTATCGACGTGAAGACCCTCGCCGAACAGCACGGCACCCCGGCCTACTTCATGGACGAGGCCGACTTCCGGTCCCGGGCCCGCGCCTGGCGCAGCGCCTTCGGGACCGACGCCGACGTCTTCTACGCCGGCAAGGCGTTCCTGTCCCGTGCCGTCGTGCGGTGGCTGCACGAGGAGGGGCTCAATCTGGATGTGTGCTCCGGCGGCGAGCTGGCCACCGCCCTCTCCGCCGGCATGCCCGCCGATCGCATCGCCTTCCACGGCAACAACAAGTCCGCGGAGGAGATCCGCCGCGCGATCACCGCAGGCGTCGGACGTATCGTCCTCGACTCCTTCCAGGAGATCGTCCGCGTCGCGCACATCGCGCAGGAGCTCGGCAAGCGGCAGCGCGTCCAGATCCGTATCACCGTGGGCGTGGAAGCACACACCCACGAGTTCATCGCCACCGCCCACGAGGACCAGAAGTTCGGGATTCCGCTGGCCGGCGGGCAGGCCGCCGAGGCCGTGCGGCGGGCACTCCAGCTCGAGGGGCTGGAAGTCATCGGGATCCACTCGCACATCGGGTCGCAGATCTTCGACATGTCGGGCTTCGAGGTCGCCGCCCACCGGGTGGTCTCGCTGCTCAAGGACATCCGTGACGAGCACGGCGTCGAGCTGCCCGAGATCGACCTCGGCGGCGGGCTCGGGATCGCCTACACGAGTGACGACGACCCCCGTGAGCCGCACGAGATCGCCAAGGCGCTGACCGAGATCGTCACCCGTGAGTGCGAGGCCGCGCGCCTGCGGACCCCCCGTATCTCCGTCGAGCCGGGGCGCGCCATCGTCGGGCCGACCGCCTTCACGCTCTACGAGGTCGGCACCATCAAGCCGCTCGACGGGCTGCGGACGTACGTCTCCGTCGACGGCGGCATGTCGGACAACATCCGTACGGCGCTGTACGACGCCGAGTACAGCGTCGCCCTCGTGTCCCGGACGAGCGACGCCGAGCCGATGCTCGCCCGTGTCGTCGGCAAGCACTGCGAGAGCGGGGACATCGTGGTCAAGGACGCGTTCCTGCCGGCCGACCTGGCGCCGGGTGACCTCATCGCCGTACCGGCGACGGGTGCGTACTGCCGGTCCATGGCCAGCAACTACAACCATGTCCTGCGGCCGCCCGTCGTCGCCGTGAACGACGGCGAGTCCCGGGTGATCGTCCGCCGGGAGACGGAGGAGGACCTCCTTCGGCTCGACGTCGGCTGA
- the nrtL gene encoding ArgS-related anticodon-binding protein NrtL, with protein sequence MTPVELSRTVLRAVRRAVDDGVLCVAVPERVVVTAPGPGGCGDYATNVALQLARPAGRPSVDVAEILQARLLSTDGIRDVVVTGPGFLNISLGDTATTALVEEILRRGTRYGYANGPSADFIPLSCPHEVRAVVVMDALGRILRSQGAAVRTRCEAPLDPRWVDILGVGGVCGVGGDADGAQDSVSPPEFVVRPVPAPAGTAPLQLGRDAARWALLHPAGHDRPRITDEHLVQRESNPLFRVRYAHARTRALSRNAADLGFDAEPGDVRHDVAALLADHPRVLAQAAAHRAPDRLARHLVTVADAVLPLLPAVLPRGAEKPSATHRARLALAEAAGTVLAGGLSLLGIDAPDHL encoded by the coding sequence GTGACCCCCGTCGAGCTCTCCCGTACCGTGCTGCGCGCGGTGCGTCGTGCTGTCGATGACGGGGTGCTGTGCGTTGCCGTGCCCGAGCGGGTCGTGGTGACCGCCCCTGGGCCCGGGGGGTGTGGCGACTACGCCACCAACGTCGCGCTGCAGCTCGCGCGCCCGGCCGGACGGCCGTCGGTGGATGTCGCCGAGATCCTGCAGGCACGCCTGCTCAGCACCGACGGCATCAGAGATGTCGTCGTCACCGGGCCCGGGTTTCTCAACATCAGCCTCGGCGACACCGCCACCACCGCCCTCGTCGAGGAGATCCTGCGGCGCGGCACCCGGTACGGGTACGCCAACGGCCCCTCCGCGGACTTCATCCCGCTGAGCTGTCCCCATGAGGTACGGGCCGTCGTGGTGATGGACGCCCTCGGTCGGATCCTGCGATCCCAGGGGGCCGCCGTCCGCACCCGGTGCGAGGCCCCCCTCGACCCTCGCTGGGTCGACATCCTGGGCGTAGGCGGCGTATGCGGCGTAGGCGGCGACGCGGACGGGGCGCAGGACTCGGTTTCCCCGCCCGAATTCGTCGTGCGGCCGGTGCCCGCCCCCGCCGGCACCGCCCCCCTCCAGCTCGGCCGCGACGCCGCCCGCTGGGCCCTGCTTCATCCCGCCGGTCATGACCGGCCCCGTATCACCGACGAGCACCTCGTCCAGCGTGAGAGCAACCCTCTCTTCCGCGTCCGGTACGCCCACGCCCGCACCCGGGCTCTCAGCCGTAACGCCGCCGACCTGGGGTTCGACGCCGAACCCGGGGACGTACGGCACGACGTCGCCGCCCTGCTCGCGGATCACCCCCGCGTCCTGGCCCAGGCGGCAGCCCACCGCGCCCCCGACCGTCTCGCCCGGCACCTCGTCACCGTCGCCGATGCCGTCCTGCCCCTGCTGCCCGCCGTCCTTCCCCGCGGTGCGGAGAAACCCTCGGCCACCCACCGCGCCCGGCTCGCGCTCGCCGAAGCCGCCGGGACGGTGCTGGCCGGTGGCCTGTCCCTGCTCGGCATCGACGCACCCGACCATCTCTGA